The Trinickia acidisoli genome includes a window with the following:
- the hppD gene encoding 4-hydroxyphenylpyruvate dioxygenase — protein MQVQTWDNPVGTDGFEFIEYTAPDPKALGKLFEQMGFTAIARHRHKDVTLYRQGDINFIINAEPDSFAQRFARLHGPSICAIAFRVQDAAKAYKHALDLGAWGFDNKTGPMELNIPAIKGIGDSLIYFVDRWRGKNGAQAGSVGDIDIYDVDFEPIPGAAPHPSGHGLTYIDHLTHNVHRGRMQEWAAFYERLFNFREIRYFDIEGKVTGVKSKAMTSPCGKIRIPINEEGSETAGQIQEYLDAYHGEGIQHIALGSTEIYRTVDGLRASGIKLLDTIDTYYELVERRIPGHGESLDDLKKRKILIDGEKDDLLLQIFTENQIGPIFFEIIQRKGNQGFGEGNFKALFESIELDQIRRGVVQDKA, from the coding sequence ATGCAGGTTCAAACGTGGGACAACCCGGTCGGCACGGATGGCTTCGAATTCATCGAATACACCGCGCCAGACCCCAAAGCGCTCGGCAAGTTGTTCGAGCAGATGGGCTTCACCGCGATCGCGCGCCACCGCCACAAGGACGTGACGCTCTACCGTCAAGGCGACATCAACTTCATCATCAATGCGGAGCCCGATTCGTTCGCGCAGCGCTTCGCGCGCCTGCACGGCCCGTCGATCTGCGCGATCGCATTTCGCGTGCAAGACGCCGCCAAGGCTTACAAGCACGCGCTCGACCTAGGCGCTTGGGGCTTCGACAACAAGACGGGCCCGATGGAGCTGAACATCCCGGCGATCAAGGGGATTGGCGATTCGCTGATCTACTTCGTCGACCGGTGGCGCGGCAAGAACGGCGCGCAAGCGGGCAGCGTCGGCGACATCGACATCTACGACGTCGACTTCGAACCGATCCCCGGCGCCGCCCCCCATCCGAGCGGCCACGGCCTGACCTACATCGACCACCTGACGCACAACGTCCACCGCGGCCGCATGCAGGAGTGGGCGGCCTTCTACGAGCGTTTGTTCAACTTCCGTGAAATCCGCTACTTCGATATCGAGGGCAAGGTGACGGGCGTCAAGTCGAAGGCGATGACCTCGCCCTGCGGCAAGATCCGCATTCCGATCAACGAAGAAGGCTCGGAGACGGCCGGCCAGATTCAGGAATACCTCGACGCGTACCACGGCGAAGGCATTCAGCACATTGCCCTTGGCTCGACCGAGATCTATCGCACGGTGGACGGATTGCGCGCGTCGGGCATCAAGCTGCTCGATACGATCGATACGTACTACGAGCTCGTGGAACGCCGCATCCCCGGGCACGGCGAGTCGCTCGACGACCTCAAGAAGCGCAAGATCCTCATCGACGGCGAGAAAGACGATCTGTTGCTGCAAATCTTCACGGAGAACCAAATCGGCCCGATCTTCTTCGAGATCATCCAGCGCAAGGGCAATCAGGGTTTTGGGGAAGGCAACTTCAAGGCGCTGTTCGAATCGATCGAGTTGGACCAGATTCGACGCGGCGTGGTGCAGGACAAAGCCTGA
- a CDS encoding Lrp/AsnC family transcriptional regulator, with protein MADIELDAVDRRILAFLQENGRASNQDIAERVNLSPSPCLRRIRRLEEVGVIRGYVALLDPQKLGLGLLAYVNVRLEKRGGATGHAGTTHAELFRAAVQSWPEVVACHAMTGEMDYLLRVQVKDMAHFSHFVQDQLLHHPSVVDVKTSFALESFKETTALPIL; from the coding sequence ATGGCCGATATCGAACTCGATGCTGTCGACAGACGCATCCTCGCGTTTTTGCAGGAGAACGGACGTGCATCGAACCAAGACATCGCCGAACGCGTGAACCTCTCGCCGAGCCCATGTCTGCGGCGCATTCGAAGGCTCGAGGAGGTCGGGGTCATTCGCGGCTACGTCGCGCTGCTCGATCCGCAAAAGCTGGGCCTCGGGCTGCTCGCCTACGTCAACGTGCGCCTGGAAAAGCGCGGCGGCGCCACGGGCCATGCGGGGACGACGCACGCCGAGCTGTTTCGCGCCGCGGTGCAGTCATGGCCGGAGGTCGTCGCCTGCCATGCGATGACGGGCGAGATGGATTACCTACTGCGCGTGCAGGTGAAGGACATGGCGCACTTCTCGCACTTCGTGCAGGATCAGTTGCTCCATCATCCGTCCGTCGTCGACGTCAAGACGAGCTTCGCGCTCGAATCGTTCAAGGAGACGACGGCACTGCCGATCCTTTGA
- a CDS encoding GNAT family N-acetyltransferase: MIPHPLTRAAASIELSDRAPQAAHRAPVLVRELTAGDRDQLLAHFLALGGDDRLLRFGQTAPDHVIEHYVRSIDFAHDKVFGVYDQRLDLVGVGHLAYLPADGDQRMAELGVSVLESSRGIGVGSKLFERAAIHSRNTRVTTLYMYCLSRNATMMHIAKKAGMKIEYAYGSADAYLTLPPADQASIIAEMLQEQAAVFDYAIKRQARNTTRIIEAMMPDEALA, translated from the coding sequence ATGATCCCGCATCCACTGACTCGCGCCGCCGCGTCGATCGAGCTTTCCGACCGCGCTCCGCAGGCGGCTCATCGCGCCCCCGTACTCGTGCGCGAGCTGACGGCCGGCGATCGCGATCAACTGCTCGCGCACTTTCTCGCGCTTGGCGGGGACGATCGTCTGCTGCGCTTCGGCCAAACCGCACCCGATCACGTCATCGAGCACTACGTCCGGTCGATCGATTTCGCGCACGACAAGGTGTTCGGCGTCTACGATCAGCGCCTCGATCTCGTCGGCGTCGGTCATCTGGCCTATCTGCCGGCGGACGGCGATCAACGTATGGCCGAACTCGGCGTGTCGGTGCTCGAAAGCTCGCGCGGCATCGGCGTCGGCTCGAAGCTGTTCGAGCGTGCCGCCATTCACAGCCGCAACACACGTGTCACGACGCTCTACATGTACTGCCTTTCGCGCAACGCGACGATGATGCACATTGCCAAGAAGGCCGGCATGAAGATCGAGTATGCGTACGGCAGCGCCGATGCGTATCTGACGCTGCCGCCCGCCGATCAGGCGAGCATCATCGCCGAAATGCTGCAAGAGCAAGCCGCGGTATTCGACTACGCGATCAAGCGTCAAGCGCGCAATACCACGCGCATCATCGAAGCGATGATGCCGGACGAAGCACTCGCCTGA
- a CDS encoding TetR/AcrR family transcriptional regulator has protein sequence MARTRAPDHETQREQILELAAAAFAQTSYPSTSMAELAAASGTSKARLYHYYESKEAILFDLLDRYTKRLMLIIAEVEGSSQRRGLSERETFAELIRAFLSEYETSHSRHVALLNDVKYLVETQREVILDRQRDIVAAFARQLARAYPERVTKENQTAFTMMVFGMINWTFTWLKPGGRLGYRQFADQVIDVLEQGLCV, from the coding sequence ATGGCCCGTACCCGAGCACCCGATCACGAAACCCAGCGCGAGCAAATTCTCGAGCTCGCAGCAGCAGCCTTCGCGCAAACGAGCTATCCGAGCACGTCGATGGCCGAGCTCGCCGCAGCGAGCGGCACGTCCAAAGCGCGCCTTTATCACTATTACGAAAGCAAGGAAGCGATCCTATTCGATCTGCTCGACCGCTACACGAAGCGGCTCATGCTGATCATTGCCGAGGTCGAGGGCTCGAGCCAACGGCGCGGGCTCTCCGAGCGCGAAACCTTCGCCGAACTCATCCGCGCATTCCTCTCGGAATACGAAACCTCGCACAGCCGGCACGTGGCGCTGCTCAACGACGTGAAGTATCTCGTCGAAACGCAGCGCGAAGTGATTCTCGATCGCCAGCGCGATATCGTCGCCGCGTTTGCACGCCAATTGGCGCGCGCCTATCCGGAACGCGTCACAAAGGAGAACCAGACGGCGTTCACGATGATGGTGTTCGGGATGATCAACTGGACATTCACCTGGCTCAAGCCGGGCGGCCGCCTTGGCTACCGCCAGTTCGCCGACCAGGTCATCGACGTCCTCGAGCAGGGACTCTGCGTTTAA
- the paaE gene encoding 1,2-phenylacetyl-CoA epoxidase subunit PaaE, protein MATPQFHSLRIREVRPETADAVSVSFEVPPELRDQYRFTQGQFVTLKAHVDGEETRRSYSICIGVTDYDRDGALRIGIKRVRGGRFSNFAFDTLQAGHSIDVMTPDGRFFTHLNAEQGKQYVAFAGGSGITPVLAIVKTTLDIEPRSTFTLIYGNRSVDAIMFAEELEDLKNRYMNRFVLYNVLSDDMQDVDLFNGVLDQAKCAAFLETLVPAESIDEAFICGPAPMMDAAEAALKAADIAEAKVHVERFGTPLPQAGAPAVEITEETPAADLEIIIDGNRRKMRLPYEGASLLDVGLHAGLALPYACKGGVCCTCRAKVLEGEVKMDKNYTLEEQEIRDGFVLTCQCHPVSERVVVSYDER, encoded by the coding sequence ATGGCGACCCCGCAATTTCATTCGCTGCGCATCCGCGAGGTGCGGCCCGAAACCGCCGACGCGGTTTCCGTCTCGTTCGAAGTGCCGCCCGAGCTGCGCGACCAATATCGCTTCACGCAAGGGCAATTCGTGACGCTGAAGGCGCACGTCGACGGCGAGGAGACGCGGCGCTCCTATTCGATCTGCATCGGCGTGACCGACTACGATCGCGACGGCGCGTTGCGCATCGGCATCAAGCGCGTGCGCGGCGGACGCTTCTCGAACTTCGCGTTCGATACGCTGCAAGCGGGCCACTCGATCGACGTCATGACGCCCGACGGTCGCTTCTTCACGCACCTGAACGCCGAACAGGGCAAGCAGTACGTCGCCTTCGCCGGCGGCTCCGGCATCACGCCCGTCCTCGCCATCGTCAAGACCACGCTCGATATCGAGCCGCGCAGCACGTTTACGCTGATCTACGGCAATCGCAGCGTCGACGCGATCATGTTCGCCGAAGAGCTCGAGGATCTTAAGAACCGCTACATGAACCGCTTCGTCCTTTACAACGTGCTGTCGGACGACATGCAGGACGTCGATCTGTTCAACGGTGTGCTCGATCAAGCGAAGTGCGCCGCGTTTCTCGAGACGCTGGTGCCGGCGGAATCGATCGACGAAGCGTTCATCTGCGGCCCGGCGCCGATGATGGATGCGGCGGAGGCGGCGCTCAAGGCGGCCGACATCGCCGAGGCGAAAGTCCACGTCGAGCGTTTCGGCACGCCGCTGCCGCAGGCGGGCGCGCCTGCCGTCGAGATCACCGAGGAAACTCCGGCCGCCGACCTCGAAATCATCATCGACGGCAATCGCCGCAAGATGCGGCTGCCGTATGAAGGCGCGAGCCTGCTCGACGTCGGCCTGCATGCCGGCCTCGCGCTGCCCTATGCCTGCAAAGGCGGCGTGTGCTGCACCTGCCGAGCGAAGGTGCTCGAAGGCGAGGTGAAGATGGACAAGAACTACACGCTCGAAGAGCAAGAGATCCGTGACGGCTTCGTGCTGACGTGCCAGTGCCATCCCGTCAGCGAGCGCGTCGTCGTGAGCTACGACGAACGCTGA
- the paaD gene encoding 1,2-phenylacetyl-CoA epoxidase subunit PaaD: MLPTPHFAENAAAHAAANDDALARAWSVLESVPDPEIPVVSIRELGILRGIEQAEDGTLEVVITPTYSGCPAMAHIAEDIAAALERANLGPHRIKTVLAPAWTTDWITDEARDKLRAYGIAPPGGRCASTSTSAGAGQQAIRFVPRAPAPPACPHCGSAHTERLSQFGSTACKALYRCIDCREPFDYFKPY, translated from the coding sequence ATGTTGCCTACGCCTCACTTTGCCGAAAACGCGGCTGCGCATGCAGCGGCGAATGACGACGCGCTCGCGCGCGCATGGTCGGTGCTCGAGTCCGTACCCGATCCCGAAATCCCCGTGGTATCGATTCGCGAACTCGGCATCTTGCGCGGCATCGAGCAGGCCGAGGACGGTACGCTCGAAGTCGTGATCACGCCGACCTACTCGGGGTGTCCGGCGATGGCGCACATCGCTGAGGACATCGCCGCGGCGCTCGAGCGGGCGAACTTGGGTCCGCATCGAATCAAGACGGTGCTCGCACCTGCATGGACCACCGATTGGATCACCGACGAAGCGCGCGACAAGCTGCGCGCCTATGGCATCGCGCCGCCCGGCGGACGATGCGCAAGCACGAGTACGAGTGCGGGCGCAGGCCAGCAGGCGATCCGCTTCGTACCGCGTGCTCCGGCGCCTCCGGCGTGCCCCCACTGCGGCTCGGCGCATACAGAACGCTTGTCGCAATTCGGCTCCACGGCATGCAAGGCGCTCTATCGCTGCATCGACTGCCGCGAACCCTTCGACTACTTCAAACCCTACTGA
- the paaC gene encoding 1,2-phenylacetyl-CoA epoxidase subunit PaaC: MTTTPEHLSYVLRLADNALILGQRNAEWCGHGPVLEEDIALANMSLDLIGQARMLYSHAAALEHTLTGASKTEDDYAYFRAEREFANYTLVELPHDGPLGSTARGNRDYAVTIVRNYLYTALMAHVWTALEGSKDAQLAAIASKSIKETRYQLQHAHDWLVRLGDGTEESHRRAQAALDFLMPYTRECFAADALEDVVAASGLGVRAADFETAWLHDVQAALDEATLTLPVPVQHVTTGKHGEHSEHMGFLLAEMQCLARQHPGATW; the protein is encoded by the coding sequence ATGACGACCACGCCCGAACATCTTTCCTACGTACTGCGTCTCGCGGACAACGCGCTGATCCTCGGTCAGCGCAACGCGGAGTGGTGCGGTCACGGTCCGGTGCTCGAAGAGGACATCGCGCTCGCGAACATGAGCCTCGACCTCATCGGCCAGGCGCGCATGCTTTATTCGCATGCCGCGGCGCTCGAACACACGCTGACCGGCGCGAGCAAGACCGAAGACGACTACGCTTACTTTCGCGCCGAGCGCGAATTCGCGAACTACACGCTCGTCGAGTTGCCGCACGATGGCCCGCTTGGCAGCACCGCGCGCGGCAATCGCGATTACGCGGTGACGATCGTGCGCAATTACCTCTATACCGCGCTGATGGCACACGTCTGGACGGCGCTGGAGGGCTCGAAGGACGCGCAACTCGCGGCGATCGCGTCGAAGTCGATCAAGGAAACGCGCTATCAGTTGCAGCATGCGCACGATTGGCTCGTGCGCTTGGGCGACGGCACCGAGGAGTCGCATCGGCGCGCGCAAGCCGCGCTCGACTTTCTGATGCCCTATACGCGCGAGTGCTTCGCGGCCGACGCGCTCGAAGACGTCGTAGCGGCCTCGGGGCTGGGCGTGCGCGCCGCTGATTTCGAAACCGCCTGGCTGCACGACGTGCAAGCCGCACTCGACGAAGCCACGCTGACGCTACCCGTCCCCGTTCAGCACGTGACCACGGGCAAGCACGGCGAGCATTCCGAGCACATGGGCTTTTTGCTCGCGGAAATGCAGTGCCTTGCGCGCCAGCATCCCGGCGCGACTTGGTGA
- the paaB gene encoding 1,2-phenylacetyl-CoA epoxidase subunit PaaB has protein sequence MNKEWPIWEVFVRSKQGLDHKHCGSLHAADASMALRMARDVYTRRQEGVSIWVVPASAITASDPNEKADLFEPAGDKIYRHPTFYTLPDAVNHM, from the coding sequence ATGAACAAGGAATGGCCGATCTGGGAAGTGTTCGTCCGCAGCAAGCAGGGCCTAGACCACAAGCACTGCGGCAGCTTGCATGCCGCCGATGCGTCGATGGCCCTACGCATGGCGCGCGACGTCTACACGCGACGCCAGGAGGGCGTCAGCATTTGGGTCGTGCCCGCTTCGGCGATCACGGCTTCCGATCCCAACGAAAAGGCGGACCTGTTCGAGCCCGCCGGCGACAAGATCTACCGCCACCCGACGTTCTATACGCTGCCCGATGCAGTCAACCACATGTAA